Proteins from one Indicator indicator isolate 239-I01 chromosome 37, UM_Iind_1.1, whole genome shotgun sequence genomic window:
- the CDC27 gene encoding cell division cycle protein 27 homolog isoform X4, with protein MTVLQEPVQAAIWQALNHYAYRDAVFLAERLYAEVHSEEALFLLATCYYRSGKAYKAYRLLKGHSCTTPQCKYLLAKCCVDLSKLAEGEQILSGGVLNKQKSHDDIVMEFGDSACFTLSLLGHVYCKTDRLAKGSECYQKSLSLNPFLWSPFESLCEIGEKPDPDQTFKLTSLQNFSSCLPNTCTTLVSNHNISHRQPESVLMETPQDTIELNRINLESSNSKYSSLNTDSSMSYIDPAVISPDSLGSGTAMFSKPPQSKPKTGRSFLGGPAALTPLTPSFGILPLDTPSPGDGSYLQNYTNSSSVIDVPATGAPSKKAVSRISQAGTKSVFSQSGNSREVTPIFAQTQSSGPQTSTTPQVLSPTIAAPPNALPRRSSRLFTSDSSTTKENSKKLKMKFPPKIPNRKTKSKTNKGGITQPNLNDSLEITKLDSSIISEGKISTVTPQIQAFTLQKAAAGLMSLLRDMGKGYLALCSYNCKEAINILSHLPSHHYNTGWVLCQIGRAYFELAEYMQAERIFSEVRRIENYRVEGMEIYSTTLWHLQKDVALSVLSKDLTDMDKNSPEAWCAAGNCFSLQREHDIAIKFFQRAIQVDPNYAYAYTLLGHEFVLTEELDKALACFRNAIRVNPRHYNAWYGLGMIYYKQEKFSLAEMHFQKALDINPQSSVLLCHIGVVQHALKKSEKALDTLNKAINIDPKNPLCKFHRASVLFANEKYKSALQELEELKQIVPKESLVYFLIGKVYKKLGQTHLALMNFSWAMDLDPKGANNQIKEAIDKRYLPDDEEPITQEEQIMGTDESQESSMTDADDTQLHAVESDEF; from the exons ATGACGGTGCTGCAGGAACCCGTCCAG GCTGCTATATGGCAAGCACTTAATCACTATGCTTACCGTGATGCAGTGTTCCTTGCAGAGAGATTGTATGCTGAAG TACACTCAGAAGAAGCCCTCTTTTTGCTGGCAACATGTTACTACCGCTCAGGAAAGGCCTACAAAGCATACAGGCTCCTAAAGGGACACAGCTGTACTACCCCACAGTGTAAATACCTGCTTGCAAAATGTTGTGTGGACCTCAGCAA gcttGCAGAAGGAGAGCAGATCTTATCTGGTGGAGTCttgaacaaacagaaaagccaTGATGACATTGTTATGGAGTTTGGTGACTCTGCATGCTTTACCCTCTCCTTACTGGGACATGTCTACTG CAAGACAGACCGGCTTGCCAAAGGATCAGAATGTTACCAAAAGAGCCTTAGTTTAAATCCTTTCCTCTGGTCCCCTTTTGAATCACTATGTGAAATTG GTGAAAAACCAGACCCTGACCAAACATTTAAACTAACATCTTTACAGAACTTCAGCAGCTGTCTGCCCAACACTTGCACAACATTGGTGTCTAATCACAACATATCCCACAGGCAGCCAGAGAGTGTCCTGATGGAAACACCACAAGACACAATT gagttGAACAGAATCAACCTAGAATCCTCCAACTCAAAATACTCCTCCTTGAACACAGATTCTTCCATGTCTTACATTGACCCAGCTGTGATTTCCCCAGACTCCCTCGGGTCAGGAACTGCCATGTTTTCAAAACCGCctcaaagcaaaccaaaaaccGGGCGGAGTTTCCTGGGAGGCCCTGCAGCTTTGACCCCTTTAACTCCAAG CTTTGGAATTTTGCCACTAGATACCCCAAGCCCTGGAGATGGATCCTATTTACAAAACTACACAAACTCTTCTTCTGTAATTGATGTGCCAGCCACAGGAGCACCTTCAAAGAAG GCTGTCAGCAGGATCAGCCAAGCTGGAACCAAGTCTGTCTTCTCACAGAGTGGAAACAGCCGGGAGGTCACTCCAATTTTTGCACAAACACAGAGCTCTGGACCACAGACAAG TACAACACCTCAGGTATTGAGCCCAACGATTGCTGCTCCACCAAACGCACTGCCTCGAAGAAGCTCCCGTCTGTTTACTAGTGATAGCTCTACAACAAAG GAAAAtagcaagaaattaaaaatgaagtttCCACCGAAGattccaaacagaaaaacaaaaagtaaaacaaataaGGGAGGAATAACCCAACCAAACTTAAATGACAGTTTGGAGATCACCAAACTGGACTCTTCCATCATTTCAGAAGGGAAAATTTCCACTGTTACACCACAGATCCAAGCTTTCACactacagaaagcagcagcag GTTTGATGAGCCTCCTCCGTGACATGGGCAAAGGTTATTTAGCCCTCTGTTCATACAACTGCAAGGAAGCTATAAACATCTTAAGCCATTTGCCATCCCATCACTACAACActggctgggtgctgtgccAAATTGGGAGAGCCTACTTTGAACTGGCAGAGTACATGCAG GCCGAGAGGATATTTTCAGAAGTAAGGAGGATTGAAAACTACAGAGTGGAGGGCATGGAGATCTACTCCACTACACTGTGGCACCTGCAGAAAGATGTTGCCCTTTCAGTTCTTTCAAAGGATTTGACAGACATGGATAAAAACTCACCTGAG GCCTGGTGTGCTGCAGGGAACTGTTTCAGCTTGCAGCGAGAGCATGACATTGCCATCAAGTTCTTCCAGAGAGCCATTCAGGTTGATCCCAACTATGCTTATGCCTACACCCTGCTGGGGCATGAGTTTGTGTTGACAGAAGAACTAGACAAAGCATTAGCTTGTTTTAGAAATGCAATCAGAGTCAACCCCAGACACTATAATGCATG GTATGGCTTGGGAATGATTTATTACAAGCAGGAAAAATTCAGCCTAGCAGAAATGCATTTCCAGAAAGCACTTGATATCAACCCTCAGAGCTCAGTCTTACTGTGTCACATTGGAGTA GTCCAGCATGCACTGAAAAAATCTGAGAAGGCTTTGGATACTTTAAACAAAGCCATCAACATCGACCCCAAGAACCCACTATGCAAATTCCATAGAGCTTCTGTATTGTTTGCAAATGAGAAGTATAAG tCTGCTTTACAAGAACTTGAAGAACTGAAACAGATTGTTCCCAAAGAGTCTCTTGTTTACTTTTTAATAGGAAAG GTCTATAAAAAACTGGGTCAAACACATTTGGCCCTAATGAATTTCTCTTGGGCAATGGACTTAGATCCCAAAGGAGCCAATAACCAGATTAAAGAGGCCATTGATAAACGTTACCTTCCAGATGATGAGGAACCAATCACTCAAGAAGAGCAAATCA TGGGCACAGACGAGTCCCAGGAGAGCAGCATGACGGATGCAGACGACACACAGCTCCACGCAGTGGAAAGTGATGAATTTTAA
- the CDC27 gene encoding cell division cycle protein 27 homolog isoform X2: MTVLQEPVQAAIWQALNHYAYRDAVFLAERLYAEVHSEEALFLLATCYYRSGKAYKAYRLLKGHSCTTPQCKYLLAKCCVDLSKLAEGEQILSGGVLNKQKSHDDIVMEFGDSACFTLSLLGHVYCKTDRLAKGSECYQKSLSLNPFLWSPFESLCEIGEKPDPDQTFKLTSLQNFSSCLPNTCTTLVSNHNISHRQPESVLMETPQDTIELNRINLESSNSKYSSLNTDSSMSYIDPAVISPDSLGSGTAMFSKPPQSKPKTGRSFLGGPAALTPLTPSFGILPLDTPSPGDGSYLQNYTNSSSVIDVPATGAPSKKKLCLMQAVSRISQAGTKSVFSQSGNSREVTPIFAQTQSSGPQTSTTPQVLSPTIAAPPNALPRRSSRLFTSDSSTTKENSKKLKMKFPPKIPNRKTKSKTNKGGITQPNLNDSLEITKLDSSIISEGKISTVTPQIQAFTLQKAAAGLMSLLRDMGKGYLALCSYNCKEAINILSHLPSHHYNTGWVLCQIGRAYFELAEYMQAERIFSEVRRIENYRVEGMEIYSTTLWHLQKDVALSVLSKDLTDMDKNSPEAWCAAGNCFSLQREHDIAIKFFQRAIQVDPNYAYAYTLLGHEFVLTEELDKALACFRNAIRVNPRHYNAWYGLGMIYYKQEKFSLAEMHFQKALDINPQSSVLLCHIGVVQHALKKSEKALDTLNKAINIDPKNPLCKFHRASVLFANEKYKSALQELEELKQIVPKESLVYFLIGKVYKKLGQTHLALMNFSWAMDLDPKGANNQIKEAIDKRYLPDDEEPITQEEQIMGTDESQESSMTDADDTQLHAVESDEF; this comes from the exons ATGACGGTGCTGCAGGAACCCGTCCAG GCTGCTATATGGCAAGCACTTAATCACTATGCTTACCGTGATGCAGTGTTCCTTGCAGAGAGATTGTATGCTGAAG TACACTCAGAAGAAGCCCTCTTTTTGCTGGCAACATGTTACTACCGCTCAGGAAAGGCCTACAAAGCATACAGGCTCCTAAAGGGACACAGCTGTACTACCCCACAGTGTAAATACCTGCTTGCAAAATGTTGTGTGGACCTCAGCAA gcttGCAGAAGGAGAGCAGATCTTATCTGGTGGAGTCttgaacaaacagaaaagccaTGATGACATTGTTATGGAGTTTGGTGACTCTGCATGCTTTACCCTCTCCTTACTGGGACATGTCTACTG CAAGACAGACCGGCTTGCCAAAGGATCAGAATGTTACCAAAAGAGCCTTAGTTTAAATCCTTTCCTCTGGTCCCCTTTTGAATCACTATGTGAAATTG GTGAAAAACCAGACCCTGACCAAACATTTAAACTAACATCTTTACAGAACTTCAGCAGCTGTCTGCCCAACACTTGCACAACATTGGTGTCTAATCACAACATATCCCACAGGCAGCCAGAGAGTGTCCTGATGGAAACACCACAAGACACAATT gagttGAACAGAATCAACCTAGAATCCTCCAACTCAAAATACTCCTCCTTGAACACAGATTCTTCCATGTCTTACATTGACCCAGCTGTGATTTCCCCAGACTCCCTCGGGTCAGGAACTGCCATGTTTTCAAAACCGCctcaaagcaaaccaaaaaccGGGCGGAGTTTCCTGGGAGGCCCTGCAGCTTTGACCCCTTTAACTCCAAG CTTTGGAATTTTGCCACTAGATACCCCAAGCCCTGGAGATGGATCCTATTTACAAAACTACACAAACTCTTCTTCTGTAATTGATGTGCCAGCCACAGGAGCACCTTCAAAGAAG AAACTTTGTCTTATGCAGGCTGTCAGCAGGATCAGCCAAGCTGGAACCAAGTCTGTCTTCTCACAGAGTGGAAACAGCCGGGAGGTCACTCCAATTTTTGCACAAACACAGAGCTCTGGACCACAGACAAG TACAACACCTCAGGTATTGAGCCCAACGATTGCTGCTCCACCAAACGCACTGCCTCGAAGAAGCTCCCGTCTGTTTACTAGTGATAGCTCTACAACAAAG GAAAAtagcaagaaattaaaaatgaagtttCCACCGAAGattccaaacagaaaaacaaaaagtaaaacaaataaGGGAGGAATAACCCAACCAAACTTAAATGACAGTTTGGAGATCACCAAACTGGACTCTTCCATCATTTCAGAAGGGAAAATTTCCACTGTTACACCACAGATCCAAGCTTTCACactacagaaagcagcagcag GTTTGATGAGCCTCCTCCGTGACATGGGCAAAGGTTATTTAGCCCTCTGTTCATACAACTGCAAGGAAGCTATAAACATCTTAAGCCATTTGCCATCCCATCACTACAACActggctgggtgctgtgccAAATTGGGAGAGCCTACTTTGAACTGGCAGAGTACATGCAG GCCGAGAGGATATTTTCAGAAGTAAGGAGGATTGAAAACTACAGAGTGGAGGGCATGGAGATCTACTCCACTACACTGTGGCACCTGCAGAAAGATGTTGCCCTTTCAGTTCTTTCAAAGGATTTGACAGACATGGATAAAAACTCACCTGAG GCCTGGTGTGCTGCAGGGAACTGTTTCAGCTTGCAGCGAGAGCATGACATTGCCATCAAGTTCTTCCAGAGAGCCATTCAGGTTGATCCCAACTATGCTTATGCCTACACCCTGCTGGGGCATGAGTTTGTGTTGACAGAAGAACTAGACAAAGCATTAGCTTGTTTTAGAAATGCAATCAGAGTCAACCCCAGACACTATAATGCATG GTATGGCTTGGGAATGATTTATTACAAGCAGGAAAAATTCAGCCTAGCAGAAATGCATTTCCAGAAAGCACTTGATATCAACCCTCAGAGCTCAGTCTTACTGTGTCACATTGGAGTA GTCCAGCATGCACTGAAAAAATCTGAGAAGGCTTTGGATACTTTAAACAAAGCCATCAACATCGACCCCAAGAACCCACTATGCAAATTCCATAGAGCTTCTGTATTGTTTGCAAATGAGAAGTATAAG tCTGCTTTACAAGAACTTGAAGAACTGAAACAGATTGTTCCCAAAGAGTCTCTTGTTTACTTTTTAATAGGAAAG GTCTATAAAAAACTGGGTCAAACACATTTGGCCCTAATGAATTTCTCTTGGGCAATGGACTTAGATCCCAAAGGAGCCAATAACCAGATTAAAGAGGCCATTGATAAACGTTACCTTCCAGATGATGAGGAACCAATCACTCAAGAAGAGCAAATCA TGGGCACAGACGAGTCCCAGGAGAGCAGCATGACGGATGCAGACGACACACAGCTCCACGCAGTGGAAAGTGATGAATTTTAA
- the CDC27 gene encoding cell division cycle protein 27 homolog isoform X1: MTVLQEPVQAAIWQALNHYAYRDAVFLAERLYAEVHSEEALFLLATCYYRSGKAYKAYRLLKGHSCTTPQCKYLLAKCCVDLSKLAEGEQILSGGVLNKQKSHDDIVMEFGDSACFTLSLLGHVYCKTDRLAKGSECYQKSLSLNPFLWSPFESLCEIGEKPDPDQTFKLTSLQNFSSCLPNTCTTLVSNHNISHRQPESVLMETPQDTIELNRINLESSNSKYSSLNTDSSMSYIDPAVISPDSLGSGTAMFSKPPQSKPKTGRSFLGGPAALTPLTPSFGILPLDTPSPGDGSYLQNYTNSSSVIDVPATGAPSKKKLCLMQAVSRISQAGTKSVFSQSGNSREVTPIFAQTQSSGPQTSTTPQVLSPTIAAPPNALPRRSSRLFTSDSSTTKENSKKLKMKFPPKIPNRKTKSKTNKGGITQPNLNDSLEITKLDSSIISEGKISTVTPQIQAFTLQKAAAEGLMSLLRDMGKGYLALCSYNCKEAINILSHLPSHHYNTGWVLCQIGRAYFELAEYMQAERIFSEVRRIENYRVEGMEIYSTTLWHLQKDVALSVLSKDLTDMDKNSPEAWCAAGNCFSLQREHDIAIKFFQRAIQVDPNYAYAYTLLGHEFVLTEELDKALACFRNAIRVNPRHYNAWYGLGMIYYKQEKFSLAEMHFQKALDINPQSSVLLCHIGVVQHALKKSEKALDTLNKAINIDPKNPLCKFHRASVLFANEKYKSALQELEELKQIVPKESLVYFLIGKVYKKLGQTHLALMNFSWAMDLDPKGANNQIKEAIDKRYLPDDEEPITQEEQIMGTDESQESSMTDADDTQLHAVESDEF; encoded by the exons ATGACGGTGCTGCAGGAACCCGTCCAG GCTGCTATATGGCAAGCACTTAATCACTATGCTTACCGTGATGCAGTGTTCCTTGCAGAGAGATTGTATGCTGAAG TACACTCAGAAGAAGCCCTCTTTTTGCTGGCAACATGTTACTACCGCTCAGGAAAGGCCTACAAAGCATACAGGCTCCTAAAGGGACACAGCTGTACTACCCCACAGTGTAAATACCTGCTTGCAAAATGTTGTGTGGACCTCAGCAA gcttGCAGAAGGAGAGCAGATCTTATCTGGTGGAGTCttgaacaaacagaaaagccaTGATGACATTGTTATGGAGTTTGGTGACTCTGCATGCTTTACCCTCTCCTTACTGGGACATGTCTACTG CAAGACAGACCGGCTTGCCAAAGGATCAGAATGTTACCAAAAGAGCCTTAGTTTAAATCCTTTCCTCTGGTCCCCTTTTGAATCACTATGTGAAATTG GTGAAAAACCAGACCCTGACCAAACATTTAAACTAACATCTTTACAGAACTTCAGCAGCTGTCTGCCCAACACTTGCACAACATTGGTGTCTAATCACAACATATCCCACAGGCAGCCAGAGAGTGTCCTGATGGAAACACCACAAGACACAATT gagttGAACAGAATCAACCTAGAATCCTCCAACTCAAAATACTCCTCCTTGAACACAGATTCTTCCATGTCTTACATTGACCCAGCTGTGATTTCCCCAGACTCCCTCGGGTCAGGAACTGCCATGTTTTCAAAACCGCctcaaagcaaaccaaaaaccGGGCGGAGTTTCCTGGGAGGCCCTGCAGCTTTGACCCCTTTAACTCCAAG CTTTGGAATTTTGCCACTAGATACCCCAAGCCCTGGAGATGGATCCTATTTACAAAACTACACAAACTCTTCTTCTGTAATTGATGTGCCAGCCACAGGAGCACCTTCAAAGAAG AAACTTTGTCTTATGCAGGCTGTCAGCAGGATCAGCCAAGCTGGAACCAAGTCTGTCTTCTCACAGAGTGGAAACAGCCGGGAGGTCACTCCAATTTTTGCACAAACACAGAGCTCTGGACCACAGACAAG TACAACACCTCAGGTATTGAGCCCAACGATTGCTGCTCCACCAAACGCACTGCCTCGAAGAAGCTCCCGTCTGTTTACTAGTGATAGCTCTACAACAAAG GAAAAtagcaagaaattaaaaatgaagtttCCACCGAAGattccaaacagaaaaacaaaaagtaaaacaaataaGGGAGGAATAACCCAACCAAACTTAAATGACAGTTTGGAGATCACCAAACTGGACTCTTCCATCATTTCAGAAGGGAAAATTTCCACTGTTACACCACAGATCCAAGCTTTCACactacagaaagcagcagcag AAGGTTTGATGAGCCTCCTCCGTGACATGGGCAAAGGTTATTTAGCCCTCTGTTCATACAACTGCAAGGAAGCTATAAACATCTTAAGCCATTTGCCATCCCATCACTACAACActggctgggtgctgtgccAAATTGGGAGAGCCTACTTTGAACTGGCAGAGTACATGCAG GCCGAGAGGATATTTTCAGAAGTAAGGAGGATTGAAAACTACAGAGTGGAGGGCATGGAGATCTACTCCACTACACTGTGGCACCTGCAGAAAGATGTTGCCCTTTCAGTTCTTTCAAAGGATTTGACAGACATGGATAAAAACTCACCTGAG GCCTGGTGTGCTGCAGGGAACTGTTTCAGCTTGCAGCGAGAGCATGACATTGCCATCAAGTTCTTCCAGAGAGCCATTCAGGTTGATCCCAACTATGCTTATGCCTACACCCTGCTGGGGCATGAGTTTGTGTTGACAGAAGAACTAGACAAAGCATTAGCTTGTTTTAGAAATGCAATCAGAGTCAACCCCAGACACTATAATGCATG GTATGGCTTGGGAATGATTTATTACAAGCAGGAAAAATTCAGCCTAGCAGAAATGCATTTCCAGAAAGCACTTGATATCAACCCTCAGAGCTCAGTCTTACTGTGTCACATTGGAGTA GTCCAGCATGCACTGAAAAAATCTGAGAAGGCTTTGGATACTTTAAACAAAGCCATCAACATCGACCCCAAGAACCCACTATGCAAATTCCATAGAGCTTCTGTATTGTTTGCAAATGAGAAGTATAAG tCTGCTTTACAAGAACTTGAAGAACTGAAACAGATTGTTCCCAAAGAGTCTCTTGTTTACTTTTTAATAGGAAAG GTCTATAAAAAACTGGGTCAAACACATTTGGCCCTAATGAATTTCTCTTGGGCAATGGACTTAGATCCCAAAGGAGCCAATAACCAGATTAAAGAGGCCATTGATAAACGTTACCTTCCAGATGATGAGGAACCAATCACTCAAGAAGAGCAAATCA TGGGCACAGACGAGTCCCAGGAGAGCAGCATGACGGATGCAGACGACACACAGCTCCACGCAGTGGAAAGTGATGAATTTTAA
- the CDC27 gene encoding cell division cycle protein 27 homolog isoform X3: protein MTVLQEPVQAAIWQALNHYAYRDAVFLAERLYAEVHSEEALFLLATCYYRSGKAYKAYRLLKGHSCTTPQCKYLLAKCCVDLSKLAEGEQILSGGVLNKQKSHDDIVMEFGDSACFTLSLLGHVYCKTDRLAKGSECYQKSLSLNPFLWSPFESLCEIGEKPDPDQTFKLTSLQNFSSCLPNTCTTLVSNHNISHRQPESVLMETPQDTIELNRINLESSNSKYSSLNTDSSMSYIDPAVISPDSLGSGTAMFSKPPQSKPKTGRSFLGGPAALTPLTPSFGILPLDTPSPGDGSYLQNYTNSSSVIDVPATGAPSKKAVSRISQAGTKSVFSQSGNSREVTPIFAQTQSSGPQTSTTPQVLSPTIAAPPNALPRRSSRLFTSDSSTTKENSKKLKMKFPPKIPNRKTKSKTNKGGITQPNLNDSLEITKLDSSIISEGKISTVTPQIQAFTLQKAAAEGLMSLLRDMGKGYLALCSYNCKEAINILSHLPSHHYNTGWVLCQIGRAYFELAEYMQAERIFSEVRRIENYRVEGMEIYSTTLWHLQKDVALSVLSKDLTDMDKNSPEAWCAAGNCFSLQREHDIAIKFFQRAIQVDPNYAYAYTLLGHEFVLTEELDKALACFRNAIRVNPRHYNAWYGLGMIYYKQEKFSLAEMHFQKALDINPQSSVLLCHIGVVQHALKKSEKALDTLNKAINIDPKNPLCKFHRASVLFANEKYKSALQELEELKQIVPKESLVYFLIGKVYKKLGQTHLALMNFSWAMDLDPKGANNQIKEAIDKRYLPDDEEPITQEEQIMGTDESQESSMTDADDTQLHAVESDEF from the exons ATGACGGTGCTGCAGGAACCCGTCCAG GCTGCTATATGGCAAGCACTTAATCACTATGCTTACCGTGATGCAGTGTTCCTTGCAGAGAGATTGTATGCTGAAG TACACTCAGAAGAAGCCCTCTTTTTGCTGGCAACATGTTACTACCGCTCAGGAAAGGCCTACAAAGCATACAGGCTCCTAAAGGGACACAGCTGTACTACCCCACAGTGTAAATACCTGCTTGCAAAATGTTGTGTGGACCTCAGCAA gcttGCAGAAGGAGAGCAGATCTTATCTGGTGGAGTCttgaacaaacagaaaagccaTGATGACATTGTTATGGAGTTTGGTGACTCTGCATGCTTTACCCTCTCCTTACTGGGACATGTCTACTG CAAGACAGACCGGCTTGCCAAAGGATCAGAATGTTACCAAAAGAGCCTTAGTTTAAATCCTTTCCTCTGGTCCCCTTTTGAATCACTATGTGAAATTG GTGAAAAACCAGACCCTGACCAAACATTTAAACTAACATCTTTACAGAACTTCAGCAGCTGTCTGCCCAACACTTGCACAACATTGGTGTCTAATCACAACATATCCCACAGGCAGCCAGAGAGTGTCCTGATGGAAACACCACAAGACACAATT gagttGAACAGAATCAACCTAGAATCCTCCAACTCAAAATACTCCTCCTTGAACACAGATTCTTCCATGTCTTACATTGACCCAGCTGTGATTTCCCCAGACTCCCTCGGGTCAGGAACTGCCATGTTTTCAAAACCGCctcaaagcaaaccaaaaaccGGGCGGAGTTTCCTGGGAGGCCCTGCAGCTTTGACCCCTTTAACTCCAAG CTTTGGAATTTTGCCACTAGATACCCCAAGCCCTGGAGATGGATCCTATTTACAAAACTACACAAACTCTTCTTCTGTAATTGATGTGCCAGCCACAGGAGCACCTTCAAAGAAG GCTGTCAGCAGGATCAGCCAAGCTGGAACCAAGTCTGTCTTCTCACAGAGTGGAAACAGCCGGGAGGTCACTCCAATTTTTGCACAAACACAGAGCTCTGGACCACAGACAAG TACAACACCTCAGGTATTGAGCCCAACGATTGCTGCTCCACCAAACGCACTGCCTCGAAGAAGCTCCCGTCTGTTTACTAGTGATAGCTCTACAACAAAG GAAAAtagcaagaaattaaaaatgaagtttCCACCGAAGattccaaacagaaaaacaaaaagtaaaacaaataaGGGAGGAATAACCCAACCAAACTTAAATGACAGTTTGGAGATCACCAAACTGGACTCTTCCATCATTTCAGAAGGGAAAATTTCCACTGTTACACCACAGATCCAAGCTTTCACactacagaaagcagcagcag AAGGTTTGATGAGCCTCCTCCGTGACATGGGCAAAGGTTATTTAGCCCTCTGTTCATACAACTGCAAGGAAGCTATAAACATCTTAAGCCATTTGCCATCCCATCACTACAACActggctgggtgctgtgccAAATTGGGAGAGCCTACTTTGAACTGGCAGAGTACATGCAG GCCGAGAGGATATTTTCAGAAGTAAGGAGGATTGAAAACTACAGAGTGGAGGGCATGGAGATCTACTCCACTACACTGTGGCACCTGCAGAAAGATGTTGCCCTTTCAGTTCTTTCAAAGGATTTGACAGACATGGATAAAAACTCACCTGAG GCCTGGTGTGCTGCAGGGAACTGTTTCAGCTTGCAGCGAGAGCATGACATTGCCATCAAGTTCTTCCAGAGAGCCATTCAGGTTGATCCCAACTATGCTTATGCCTACACCCTGCTGGGGCATGAGTTTGTGTTGACAGAAGAACTAGACAAAGCATTAGCTTGTTTTAGAAATGCAATCAGAGTCAACCCCAGACACTATAATGCATG GTATGGCTTGGGAATGATTTATTACAAGCAGGAAAAATTCAGCCTAGCAGAAATGCATTTCCAGAAAGCACTTGATATCAACCCTCAGAGCTCAGTCTTACTGTGTCACATTGGAGTA GTCCAGCATGCACTGAAAAAATCTGAGAAGGCTTTGGATACTTTAAACAAAGCCATCAACATCGACCCCAAGAACCCACTATGCAAATTCCATAGAGCTTCTGTATTGTTTGCAAATGAGAAGTATAAG tCTGCTTTACAAGAACTTGAAGAACTGAAACAGATTGTTCCCAAAGAGTCTCTTGTTTACTTTTTAATAGGAAAG GTCTATAAAAAACTGGGTCAAACACATTTGGCCCTAATGAATTTCTCTTGGGCAATGGACTTAGATCCCAAAGGAGCCAATAACCAGATTAAAGAGGCCATTGATAAACGTTACCTTCCAGATGATGAGGAACCAATCACTCAAGAAGAGCAAATCA TGGGCACAGACGAGTCCCAGGAGAGCAGCATGACGGATGCAGACGACACACAGCTCCACGCAGTGGAAAGTGATGAATTTTAA